GCGGATTGACCAGCAGCGCGCCGGTCAACTCCGCCGCCGCGCCTGCGAAAATCGACAGCACCAGCACGCCGGGGTCGTCGGGATTCTGCGCGGCGACGTATTCCTTGGCGACCAGATTCATGCCGTCGTGCAGCGGCGTCACGAATCCGATCTGCGATTCGCGAAACAGCGACATCAGTTTCCAGCGGTCGTACTGCTGGTTCAGATAGCGGATCGGCGTGTAGTCGAGCCCCGAATAGCGTCCGTTGATGCGCCCTGCTTCGTATTCCAGATCCTGGCGAATCTTCTGATAGGTGGCGACGTCCGAGCGGGTCGGCGGCGCGATCTGCACCAGCGTGACGTTGCCGCGCCATTCCGGCGAGCGCTCCAGCAGATGCTCGAACGCGCGGAACCGCTCGACGAGCCCCTTCGAGTAGTCGAGCCGGTCGACGCTCATGATCAGCTTGCGCCCTTCCAGGCTCTGCTTCAGGTCGAGCACGTGCTGACGGCTTTCGTAACGCTTCGCCTGCTCGGCGATTTCGTCGGGGAACACGCCGATCCGGTAGACGCCCGTGCGCAGCTTGCGGCCGAATGCTTCGACGACGCCGTCCGCGCCCGCCGTGCCGCGCGCGTGGCGCGTGACGTAATCCTTGAAGGCGAGTTCGTCGGTGGCGGTCTGGAAGCCCAGCAGGTCGTAGCACGACAGCGACTTCACCAGTTCTTCGTGCGGTGGAATGTTGAGCAGGATCTGCGGCGCGGGAAACGGAATGTGCAGGAAGAAGCCGATGCGGTTCGTGATGCCCTCGTTGCGCAGCGCCTCGGCGAACGGGATCAGATGGTAGTCGTGAA
The nucleotide sequence above comes from Paraburkholderia sp. FT54. Encoded proteins:
- the otsA gene encoding alpha,alpha-trehalose-phosphate synthase (UDP-forming) yields the protein MGRLIVVSNRVATPTETKGSAGGLAVGVFGALKDAGGVWFGWSGDVVSETVANAGPTLEQDGAVTFATVGLTRKDYDQYYRGFSNATLWPVFHYRNDLARYEREEYAGYRRVNAWLAHKLIKLLEPDDVIWIHDYHLIPFAEALRNEGITNRIGFFLHIPFPAPQILLNIPPHEELVKSLSCYDLLGFQTATDELAFKDYVTRHARGTAGADGVVEAFGRKLRTGVYRIGVFPDEIAEQAKRYESRQHVLDLKQSLEGRKLIMSVDRLDYSKGLVERFRAFEHLLERSPEWRGNVTLVQIAPPTRSDVATYQKIRQDLEYEAGRINGRYSGLDYTPIRYLNQQYDRWKLMSLFRESQIGFVTPLHDGMNLVAKEYVAAQNPDDPGVLVLSIFAGAAAELTGALLVNPHDAIGMCEALQRALQMPLDARQRRHEINMAALRENDLGVWRDTFLRDLRSVPDQKPGKGGGHK